A window of Candidatus Izemoplasma sp. contains these coding sequences:
- a CDS encoding FoF1 ATP synthase subunit a, translating into MLEFYVGLSGGIKASLIITLLMMVILVFQGIKVSRLKTDQVPTGFTLVVVKLVDSINTSQKDFFPTYWRKFTPLLFTILLYLSLANTAGLLGLTAPLSNISVALSFSIFAFLSIQFSALFIKKPKQRAKDIASPHWAFTPINIIGEMSTPFAMGLRLFGNLISGSIIALFIYAILGWAGIILGPFLHAVFNIFFGVVQAYVYYMLLTIFISMAVEE; encoded by the coding sequence ATGCTTGAGTTTTATGTGGGATTATCAGGCGGGATTAAGGCATCATTAATCATCACATTATTAATGATGGTGATTTTGGTATTTCAAGGAATTAAGGTGTCACGTTTAAAGACAGATCAAGTGCCAACAGGATTTACATTAGTAGTGGTAAAATTAGTTGATAGTATTAATACTTCACAAAAGGATTTTTTCCCAACGTATTGGCGAAAATTCACCCCCTTATTGTTTACTATTCTACTGTATTTGTCGCTTGCGAACACAGCAGGACTTCTAGGGTTAACAGCTCCATTATCTAATATTAGTGTGGCATTAAGTTTCAGTATTTTTGCCTTTCTATCGATTCAGTTTTCAGCACTATTTATTAAGAAACCAAAGCAACGCGCTAAAGATATAGCTAGTCCACATTGGGCGTTTACACCGATTAATATTATTGGAGAAATGTCAACACCATTTGCGATGGGCTTACGTTTATTTGGGAACTTAATCAGTGGTAGTATTATCGCGCTATTTATTTATGCAATATTAGGATGGGCTGGTATAATTCTTGGACCATTCTTACATGCCGTATTCAATATCTTCTTTGGTGTTGTCCAGGCATATGTGTATTATATGTTACTGACCATTTTTATCAGTATGGCAGTAGAAGAATAG
- a CDS encoding ABC transporter ATP-binding protein → MLKKFIDYYKNHQLLFYLDTLAATIMSGLNLIFPVIVKNFIDDYIPNERLNLIFTFGAILFLLYLVRMGCNYFVNYYGHVMGTRIERDMRIDLFKKIQTLDSDYFDEHKTGSIMTYIVGHLRDISEMSHHTPENLFVSLIMIVGSFIILINIHAPFTLIVFFFIVLLVIFSAMRRKKMLNASRKTRTTHESINSEIENSLGGIRLTKAFTNEDFEMQKFTRVTNQYQESYDHFYKQMGIFSSGTNWFIDLLYIAVLVFGGYFVYLGQITVGQYTQYFLYLAYLIQPIRTLIMTIEQVQKGWSGYEKFYKILQIEPKIVNPDHPVFLKDPQGKIEFDNVDFTYQRNRTHVLKNFNLTVKPGQKVALVGETGVGKSTISKLIPRFYDVEKGTVKVDDVNVKDYDIYSLRSNIGHVQQDVYIFFGSIKDNILYGRPEATYEDVVTAAKQANIHDFIMSLEDGYETLVGERGVKLSGGQKQRVSIARVFLKNPPILILDEATSSLDTITERLIQSALDKLSKGRTTLVIAHRLSTISNSDEILVLSQNGISERGTHQELIQADGYYASLYKASINQV, encoded by the coding sequence ATGTTAAAGAAATTTATTGACTACTATAAAAACCATCAATTGTTATTTTATTTAGATACATTAGCCGCCACAATTATGAGTGGGTTGAATCTTATATTTCCTGTCATTGTTAAAAATTTCATTGATGACTATATCCCTAATGAAAGATTGAACTTAATTTTTACTTTTGGGGCTATTTTATTTTTGCTTTATTTGGTTCGCATGGGCTGTAACTACTTTGTGAATTATTATGGCCACGTTATGGGAACACGAATTGAACGAGATATGCGGATTGACCTCTTTAAGAAGATTCAAACATTAGATTCCGATTACTTTGATGAACATAAAACAGGTAGTATTATGACCTATATTGTTGGCCATTTACGAGATATATCCGAAATGAGCCACCATACACCAGAAAATTTATTTGTTTCATTAATCATGATAGTAGGTAGTTTTATCATTTTGATTAACATCCATGCACCATTTACATTAATCGTCTTCTTCTTCATTGTCTTACTCGTCATTTTTAGTGCAATGCGCCGTAAAAAGATGTTGAATGCTTCAAGAAAAACTCGTACAACACATGAATCAATTAACTCTGAAATTGAAAACTCTCTAGGAGGTATTCGTTTAACAAAAGCATTTACGAATGAGGACTTCGAAATGCAAAAATTCACCCGTGTTACCAATCAATACCAAGAATCTTATGATCACTTTTATAAACAAATGGGGATATTCTCAAGTGGCACGAATTGGTTCATTGATTTACTCTATATTGCAGTGTTAGTTTTCGGTGGTTACTTTGTATACTTAGGACAAATAACGGTTGGACAGTATACCCAATATTTTCTATACTTAGCGTATCTAATCCAACCGATTAGAACATTAATTATGACAATTGAACAGGTTCAAAAAGGTTGGAGTGGCTATGAGAAGTTTTACAAAATACTTCAAATCGAGCCCAAAATTGTTAATCCTGATCATCCTGTATTCTTGAAGGACCCACAAGGAAAAATAGAATTTGATAATGTGGATTTCACCTATCAAAGAAACCGTACTCACGTTTTAAAGAATTTCAATTTAACTGTTAAGCCTGGTCAGAAAGTTGCCTTAGTAGGTGAAACAGGTGTGGGTAAAAGCACGATATCAAAACTGATTCCACGTTTTTATGATGTTGAAAAAGGTACTGTAAAAGTTGATGATGTTAATGTAAAAGATTACGACATATACTCATTGCGTTCAAACATAGGACACGTACAACAAGATGTTTATATATTCTTTGGTAGTATTAAAGATAACATACTATATGGTCGACCAGAAGCAACTTATGAAGATGTTGTTACTGCGGCAAAACAAGCAAATATTCATGACTTCATCATGTCATTAGAAGATGGTTATGAGACACTTGTTGGCGAACGTGGTGTCAAACTATCGGGTGGACAAAAACAACGGGTGAGCATTGCTCGAGTATTCTTAAAGAACCCCCCTATACTCATTTTAGATGAAGCAACATCCTCACTCGATACAATCACAGAACGACTCATACAATCAGCTCTAGACAAACTAAGTAAAGGTCGAACAACCCTAGTGATTGCACATAGACTATCAACCATTTCTAATTCTGATGAGATTCTTGTCTTAAGTCAAAATGGTATTAGTGAAAGAGGCACTCATCAAGAACTGATTCAAGCAGATGGATATTATGCATCACTTTATAAAGCAAGCATAAACCAAGTTTAA
- a CDS encoding cation:proton antiporter codes for MFYLLATDYGSSFFLNLSLLIIIGLMGGIIFHRFKLPKVTGYIFAGILFGPNAIGLISGDFITDLKLVKILAMGFIGFNIGMEVKGLILKNKGLEVILITIIQALFTFAVVFAFVYFLASTHNIVYALILASIATVTTPAPIIACMRSYQTQGTLSELIPPVVALDDIVGIIVFTLILPFAIFLAGHEGEVITFMELIQQPLFDIAMSVFIGLLLGYFTSLVIKYLRHSTNMSLELIIVVSIMISVGISELVNMSDILIPLVMGIVITNFFNPEIINKIKNNTDTILLPLLLVFFTMSGADLRIQQMDVIGILTIIYLFARIFGKVFGTMMATYAVKENTKAKKFLGLMMIPQGGVALDMAILAELRFVQIAQETGNIQYEIIGQTIFTVVLSAVIVYKLIGEIIVKKAFEKAGEIHDHDQTSLDLLRF; via the coding sequence ATGTTTTATTTATTAGCAACTGATTATGGCTCAAGTTTTTTTCTTAATTTAAGCCTATTAATTATTATTGGTCTTATGGGTGGAATTATTTTTCATAGATTTAAATTACCAAAAGTAACAGGTTATATCTTTGCAGGAATTCTATTTGGACCAAACGCAATTGGTCTTATTTCAGGAGACTTTATAACGGATCTAAAACTTGTGAAAATACTAGCCATGGGATTCATTGGGTTTAATATCGGCATGGAAGTAAAAGGGTTAATATTAAAAAATAAAGGATTAGAAGTTATTTTAATCACGATAATTCAAGCATTATTTACATTTGCTGTTGTCTTTGCATTTGTTTATTTTCTAGCTAGTACACACAATATTGTATATGCCCTTATATTAGCATCAATCGCAACCGTTACAACACCTGCACCAATTATTGCATGTATGCGAAGCTATCAAACACAAGGGACATTATCTGAATTAATTCCTCCAGTAGTAGCGCTTGATGATATTGTTGGCATTATTGTCTTTACATTGATTTTACCGTTTGCGATATTCTTAGCAGGGCATGAAGGGGAAGTTATTACATTTATGGAACTAATCCAACAACCATTATTTGATATCGCGATGTCTGTCTTTATCGGATTACTTTTAGGATATTTCACATCATTAGTCATTAAATATTTACGCCATTCAACTAACATGTCACTTGAGTTAATCATAGTTGTATCAATCATGATTTCAGTAGGTATTAGTGAATTAGTCAATATGTCTGACATCTTAATTCCTCTCGTAATGGGGATTGTAATAACAAATTTCTTTAACCCAGAAATTATTAATAAAATCAAAAATAATACAGATACTATTTTACTCCCATTATTGCTGGTGTTCTTCACTATGTCAGGGGCGGATTTACGCATTCAACAAATGGATGTTATTGGAATATTAACTATAATTTACCTATTTGCACGGATATTTGGTAAGGTTTTTGGAACGATGATGGCTACTTATGCTGTTAAAGAAAATACAAAAGCGAAGAAGTTTTTAGGGCTAATGATGATTCCACAAGGTGGCGTCGCATTAGACATGGCAATTCTCGCTGAGTTACGTTTTGTTCAAATTGCTCAAGAAACAGGAAACATTCAATATGAGATCATCGGTCAAACAATATTCACCGTTGTCTTATCTGCAGTTATTGTATATAAACTTATTGGTGAAATAATTGTTAAAAAAGCATTCGAAAAAGCCGGTGAAATTCACGATCATGATCAGACATCACTTGATTTATTACGCTTTTAA
- the upp gene encoding uracil phosphoribosyltransferase, whose product MAKVTVLNHPLIDHKMSIIRDKSTNTKRFRENVNEIGGLITYEITRDLATKDVEIETPIQKTIAKQLSKDVIIVPILRAGLGMVDGIQMIIPTAKVGHVGMYRDETTLQPHEYYAKFPAEIVDGTVLVVDPMLATGGSASAAIDAVKKRGAKDIRFVGLVGAPEGVEKLNQDHPDVDIYLAALDEKLNDVGYIVPGLGDCGDRLFGTK is encoded by the coding sequence ATGGCAAAAGTAACGGTATTGAATCACCCATTAATTGATCATAAAATGTCAATCATTCGTGATAAGTCAACCAATACAAAACGTTTCCGCGAGAACGTAAATGAAATTGGGGGATTGATTACGTATGAAATTACAAGAGATTTAGCAACGAAAGATGTTGAAATAGAAACGCCAATTCAAAAAACGATTGCAAAACAATTAAGTAAAGATGTTATTATTGTACCAATTTTACGTGCTGGTTTAGGGATGGTTGATGGTATTCAAATGATTATTCCAACAGCCAAAGTTGGTCATGTTGGTATGTATCGCGATGAAACAACATTACAACCACATGAATATTATGCGAAATTCCCTGCAGAAATTGTTGATGGGACTGTCTTGGTTGTTGATCCGATGTTAGCAACTGGAGGAAGTGCCTCTGCAGCTATTGATGCTGTAAAAAAACGTGGGGCTAAAGATATTCGATTTGTAGGATTAGTTGGGGCACCTGAAGGTGTTGAAAAACTTAATCAAGATCATCCAGATGTTGATATCTATTTAGCTGCATTGGATGAGAAATTAAATGATGTTGGCTACATCGTTCCAGGACTTGGAGATTGTGGCGACAGATTATTTGGCACAAAATAA
- the atpA gene encoding F0F1 ATP synthase subunit alpha, with the protein MSKINPAEISSLIKEQIKKYSFDIKTDNVGTVISVGDGIALIHGLDQAMSGELLAFPNDVMGMVLNLESDHVGAILLDESTAIKEGDEVKTTGRILEVPVGEALIGRVVDPLGNSIDGLGQIETAKTRPIEQKATGVMSRKSVDEPLQTGIKVLDALVPIGRGQRELIIGDRQTGKTSIAVDTIINQKGKDVICIYVAVGQKESTVASVHETLKQHGAMDYSIIVNASASQPSPLLYLAPYAGVTMGEEFMFEGKDVLVVYDDLSKHATAYRELSLLLRRPPGREAFPGDVFYLHSRLLERAAKLNDDLGGGSLTALPIIETQAGDISAYIPTNVISITDGQIFLQSDLFYSGVRPAINAGLSVSRVGGAAQIKAIKKVSGTLRLDLASYRELEAFTQFGSDLDDATKARLERGKRTVEILKQGLHETLPVEKQVLSIYALTNGYLDDIKIDDIDRFETELHEYFEQDDEGSKLLKQIVETKKLPDTDTLDDVLERFKKVFV; encoded by the coding sequence ATGAGTAAAATTAATCCAGCAGAAATTAGTTCGCTGATTAAAGAACAAATAAAGAAATATAGTTTTGACATTAAAACAGATAACGTAGGAACTGTAATTAGTGTCGGTGATGGGATTGCATTAATTCATGGTTTGGATCAAGCAATGAGTGGAGAATTACTTGCTTTTCCAAATGATGTGATGGGCATGGTTTTAAACTTAGAAAGTGATCATGTAGGTGCGATTCTTCTTGATGAAAGTACCGCCATCAAAGAAGGCGATGAAGTCAAGACGACAGGACGGATTTTAGAGGTGCCTGTAGGCGAAGCCTTAATTGGACGAGTGGTTGATCCGCTCGGTAATTCTATTGATGGTTTAGGTCAAATAGAAACCGCTAAAACGCGTCCTATTGAACAAAAAGCAACCGGTGTAATGAGCCGTAAAAGTGTTGATGAGCCACTTCAAACAGGAATTAAAGTACTTGATGCTTTAGTCCCTATCGGTCGTGGACAACGAGAGTTAATTATTGGTGACCGTCAAACAGGGAAAACATCGATTGCGGTGGATACTATTATTAACCAAAAAGGTAAGGATGTCATTTGTATTTATGTTGCTGTCGGTCAAAAAGAAAGTACTGTTGCGAGTGTCCATGAGACATTAAAACAACATGGTGCGATGGATTATTCAATCATCGTTAATGCGAGTGCGTCACAACCATCTCCACTTCTTTATTTAGCGCCATATGCAGGTGTTACAATGGGAGAAGAGTTTATGTTTGAGGGTAAAGATGTTCTTGTTGTCTATGATGATTTAAGTAAACATGCGACAGCTTATCGCGAATTGAGTTTGTTACTTCGCCGCCCACCAGGACGTGAAGCATTCCCTGGTGATGTATTCTACCTTCATTCAAGATTGCTAGAGCGTGCTGCGAAGTTAAATGATGACTTAGGTGGGGGAAGTTTAACAGCCTTACCAATTATTGAAACACAAGCTGGCGACATTAGTGCTTACATTCCAACCAATGTTATTAGTATTACAGATGGTCAAATATTCTTGCAAAGTGACCTATTTTACAGTGGCGTACGCCCTGCGATTAATGCCGGTTTATCGGTATCTCGTGTTGGTGGTGCAGCGCAAATCAAAGCAATTAAGAAAGTCTCAGGAACACTCCGGTTGGACCTTGCTTCATACCGTGAGTTAGAAGCATTTACGCAATTTGGTAGTGATTTAGATGACGCTACAAAAGCACGTCTAGAGCGCGGTAAACGAACTGTTGAGATATTAAAACAGGGATTACATGAAACGCTACCGGTAGAAAAACAAGTCTTAAGTATTTACGCTTTGACAAATGGCTATTTAGATGATATTAAAATTGATGACATTGATCGTTTTGAAACAGAACTCCATGAGTATTTTGAACAAGATGATGAGGGTAGTAAATTGTTGAAACAAATTGTTGAAACGAAAAAACTACCAGATACTGATACACTCGATGATGTGTTAGAACGTTTCAAAAAAGTTTTTGTATAA
- a CDS encoding ATP synthase subunit I, with protein sequence MDKRDPFLVTFPVMWGLTFIISIVLWLVNQPIWALSYALGSITMLFTMSMLYKSSKKVLAQDKQGAQRMAIKNYAFRYLFYAIILITAAVHPNLNIIVTAIGLFSFKIVFYILYFITDRGEQNA encoded by the coding sequence ATGGATAAACGTGACCCTTTCTTAGTAACATTCCCTGTTATGTGGGGATTAACATTCATCATCAGTATTGTGCTTTGGTTGGTAAATCAACCAATCTGGGCATTATCTTATGCCTTAGGTTCAATTACAATGCTGTTTACGATGAGTATGTTATATAAAAGTTCAAAAAAAGTACTAGCTCAAGATAAACAAGGAGCTCAACGTATGGCTATCAAGAATTACGCCTTTAGATATCTATTTTATGCAATCATTCTGATTACAGCAGCAGTACATCCCAATTTGAATATCATTGTGACTGCTATCGGATTATTTTCATTTAAAATTGTTTTTTATATACTCTATTTTATAACTGATCGAGGTGAGCAAAATGCTTGA
- the rpiB gene encoding ribose 5-phosphate isomerase B: protein MKIALGADHGGFELKEAIKKFLKEKGFDVTDMGPETQDSVDYNDYAVKVAEGVRDKKFDRGILVCGTGIGMSIMANKIKGIRAALVHDVFTAEATRLHNDSNVLTMGGRIIGKDLALKIVDVWVNTEFSGVERHERRVNKINNYWE, encoded by the coding sequence ATGAAAATTGCATTAGGTGCAGATCATGGTGGTTTTGAGCTGAAAGAAGCCATCAAAAAGTTTTTAAAAGAGAAAGGCTTTGATGTGACAGATATGGGGCCTGAAACACAGGACAGTGTTGACTATAATGACTATGCTGTTAAAGTCGCAGAGGGTGTTCGCGATAAAAAGTTTGATCGCGGTATTTTAGTTTGTGGTACAGGTATCGGTATGTCTATTATGGCGAATAAAATTAAAGGTATTCGTGCAGCGCTTGTTCATGATGTATTTACCGCAGAAGCAACCAGATTACATAATGATAGTAATGTGTTAACTATGGGTGGCCGCATAATTGGTAAAGACCTTGCATTGAAAATTGTTGATGTATGGGTAAATACAGAGTTTAGTGGTGTTGAACGCCATGAACGACGTGTTAATAAAATTAACAATTATTGGGAGTGA
- a CDS encoding AtpZ/AtpI family protein, whose product MKEKDTARLIALVSAFAFEMVVLIGGLFFIGRFLDTRFDSSPLFTILLALIAIVAGILRLIKRANDLEDNDG is encoded by the coding sequence ATGAAGGAAAAAGATACAGCTAGACTCATTGCTTTAGTGAGTGCTTTTGCGTTTGAGATGGTTGTATTGATTGGGGGATTGTTCTTTATTGGACGATTCTTAGATACACGCTTTGATAGTAGTCCGTTATTTACAATATTACTCGCATTAATTGCAATTGTTGCAGGTATTTTACGACTGATTAAACGGGCAAATGATTTGGAGGATAACGATGGATAA
- the atpE gene encoding ATP synthase F0 subunit C — MEYVSIFTEFFAAGMAFLGAGIAVLTGIGPGIGQGYAAGKAVEAIGRQPEAVGSIRTVMITGQALAETTGLYGLLVAILLIFANGLTL, encoded by the coding sequence ATGGAATATGTTTCAATTTTTACAGAGTTTTTCGCAGCAGGTATGGCATTCTTAGGAGCAGGTATCGCTGTATTAACAGGAATTGGGCCAGGGATTGGACAAGGATATGCTGCAGGTAAAGCTGTAGAAGCTATCGGACGTCAACCTGAAGCTGTTGGCAGTATTCGTACCGTTATGATTACCGGTCAAGCATTAGCGGAAACAACTGGTTTATACGGATTACTTGTTGCAATCTTATTAATTTTTGCAAACGGATTAACATTATAA
- the atpH gene encoding ATP synthase F1 subunit delta, with protein MSLLGFQYAEALFSLANEAKKADNIYPLFDTVLTQIDRDSHIFLTHPNVPKEDKKTVIAKMSEDELFRHFLFVLIDNNRLNELNNIKDEYKTILDKQNKLLEVTVYSRKNLSDTEKDRVIKDLKQKTNRDISLKNVVDESIVGGLRIEYEGYILDDTINNYLHSLKANLKK; from the coding sequence ATGAGTTTACTTGGGTTTCAATATGCAGAAGCTTTGTTTTCTCTTGCAAATGAAGCCAAAAAAGCTGATAATATTTATCCCCTTTTTGATACTGTATTAACACAAATTGATCGTGATAGTCATATTTTCTTGACACATCCAAATGTGCCTAAAGAAGATAAAAAAACAGTTATTGCAAAAATGAGTGAAGATGAACTTTTTCGTCATTTTTTGTTTGTGTTGATCGATAATAATCGGCTAAATGAATTGAATAACATTAAAGATGAGTATAAAACGATTCTAGATAAGCAGAATAAGTTGTTAGAGGTAACGGTCTATTCGAGAAAGAACTTATCAGATACAGAAAAAGATCGTGTTATTAAAGATCTTAAGCAAAAAACAAATCGAGATATATCGCTTAAAAATGTTGTTGATGAATCAATTGTTGGTGGACTAAGAATTGAGTATGAAGGATATATACTTGATGATACTATCAATAATTATTTACACAGCCTAAAAGCTAACTTAAAGAAATAG
- the atpF gene encoding F0F1 ATP synthase subunit B, protein MGFAEKISLFVNEALGVSFEEMAIQIISTVILFLVVKYFFWEKVTAYLEDRRKEMSENYEKAVANKNASEDLKKQAEEELILIKESASEKYNQAKERGEEKRKEIISEAKNDAKTIINNAHKEVDSMVEKAKAEINDEIVSVATLMAEKIIEKEIDETQHKKWIEKATSEVMKS, encoded by the coding sequence ATGGGGTTTGCTGAAAAAATTTCGCTTTTTGTGAATGAAGCCTTAGGGGTTTCATTTGAAGAAATGGCGATTCAGATTATCTCAACGGTGATTTTGTTTTTGGTTGTTAAATACTTTTTCTGGGAAAAAGTTACGGCGTATTTAGAAGATCGCCGTAAAGAAATGTCAGAAAATTATGAAAAAGCTGTTGCGAATAAAAATGCATCAGAAGATTTAAAAAAGCAAGCTGAAGAAGAATTGATTTTAATCAAAGAATCGGCTAGCGAAAAATACAACCAAGCCAAAGAACGTGGTGAAGAAAAGCGCAAAGAAATCATTTCGGAAGCTAAGAATGATGCGAAAACAATTATTAATAATGCCCATAAAGAAGTGGACAGTATGGTTGAAAAAGCAAAAGCAGAAATTAATGATGAAATTGTGAGTGTTGCAACGTTGATGGCAGAAAAAATCATCGAAAAAGAGATTGATGAAACACAACATAAAAAGTGGATAGAAAAAGCTACAAGTGAGGTCATGAAATCATGA
- a CDS encoding PLDc N-terminal domain-containing protein: MFEGLLGLLHFILVIYTLYVLFTGPNPKNLNKIIWALIVIFFPLIGVILYWIIEKKVLG; this comes from the coding sequence ATGTTTGAAGGATTATTGGGATTGCTTCACTTTATTTTGGTTATTTACACGCTCTACGTTTTATTTACAGGACCTAATCCAAAGAATTTAAACAAAATCATTTGGGCTTTAATTGTGATTTTCTTTCCATTGATTGGTGTTATTTTATATTGGATTATTGAAAAGAAAGTTTTAGGATAA